The proteins below are encoded in one region of Streptomyces marianii:
- a CDS encoding response regulator transcription factor, producing the protein MASVLVVEDDQFVRSALIRHLTEASHTVRSVGTALEALREVAHFRFDVVILDLGLPDLDGAEALKMLRGITDVPVIIATARDDETEIVRLLNDGADDYLTKPFSVEHLSARMSAVLRRSRAAADESPPSRVIQVGGLCIDPLRRQAELDGNRLDLTRREFDLLAFLAGRPGVVVPRRELLAEVWQQSYGDDQTIDVHLSWLRRKLGETAARPRYLHTLRGVGVKLEPPR; encoded by the coding sequence ATGGCAAGTGTGCTCGTGGTCGAGGACGACCAGTTCGTGCGCTCCGCCCTCATCAGGCACTTGACCGAGGCCTCCCACACCGTCAGGAGCGTCGGGACGGCCCTGGAGGCGCTACGCGAAGTGGCCCATTTCCGCTTCGACGTGGTCATTCTCGACCTCGGTCTGCCTGATCTCGACGGAGCCGAGGCGCTGAAGATGCTGCGCGGAATCACCGACGTACCCGTGATCATCGCAACCGCGCGGGACGACGAGACGGAAATCGTGCGGCTTCTCAACGACGGCGCGGACGACTACCTCACCAAGCCGTTCTCGGTGGAACACCTGTCGGCGCGGATGTCGGCCGTGCTGCGCCGCTCGCGCGCCGCCGCGGACGAGTCCCCGCCCAGCAGGGTCATCCAGGTCGGCGGGCTGTGCATCGACCCGCTCCGCCGCCAGGCGGAACTGGACGGCAACCGACTCGATCTGACCCGGCGCGAGTTCGACCTGCTCGCCTTCCTCGCCGGGCGTCCGGGCGTCGTCGTGCCCCGCAGGGAACTCCTCGCCGAGGTGTGGCAGCAGTCCTACGGCGACGACCAGACCATCGACGTGCACCTCTCCTGGCTGCGGCGGAAACTGGGCGAGACCGCCGCGCGCCCCCGCTATCTGCACACCCTCCGCGGTGTCGGGGTGAAACTGGAGCCGCCGCGATGA
- a CDS encoding sensor histidine kinase, which translates to MRWALVRVSLAVTTMVVLAFAVPLGLVIQEMARDRAFSNAERQAAAIGPTLSITTDRRQLERAVASTQAGAAGRMAVHVPASDETGGQAQEIGTRRAAVRDLATTQRIGRASITEVTDGSALLQPTALSSGKIAIVEVYVPEDEVGRGVTTAWLVLAGVGAALVVGSVAVADRLGVRMVRPAQRLAGAAHDLGEGRLGARVPEEGPTELRSAAVAFNSMADQVVQLLANERELAADLSHRLRTPLTVLRLNAASLGTGPAADQTRAAVEQLEREVDTIIRTAREAKPQTQATGPGAGCDVSEVVRERMEFWSALAEDEGRKVRLAGVDRPVRIPVARPELAAALDALLGNVFRHTPEGTAFSVDVHNGEDAVIVLVSDAGPGIADPEAALTRGNSGARDGSTGLGLDIVRRVAESTGGDVRIGHSVLGGTEVRIWIGLDGAPQRPQGRLGHRTKRRRKGGAGSRRGAEV; encoded by the coding sequence ATGAGATGGGCGCTGGTCAGGGTCTCCCTGGCGGTCACCACCATGGTCGTGCTGGCCTTCGCCGTACCGCTCGGGCTCGTGATCCAGGAGATGGCCAGGGACCGGGCGTTCTCCAACGCCGAGCGGCAGGCCGCCGCGATCGGCCCGACGCTGTCCATCACCACCGACCGGCGCCAGCTGGAGCGTGCCGTCGCCTCCACGCAGGCGGGTGCGGCGGGGCGGATGGCCGTGCACGTGCCCGCCTCCGACGAGACCGGTGGCCAGGCGCAGGAGATCGGCACCCGGCGGGCCGCGGTCAGGGACCTCGCCACCACACAGCGGATCGGCCGCGCGTCCATCACGGAGGTCACGGACGGTTCCGCGCTGCTCCAGCCCACCGCGCTCAGCTCGGGGAAGATCGCGATCGTCGAGGTGTACGTACCGGAGGACGAGGTCGGCAGGGGTGTGACCACGGCCTGGCTGGTACTCGCCGGCGTCGGTGCGGCGCTGGTCGTCGGCTCCGTCGCCGTCGCCGACCGGCTGGGTGTACGGATGGTGCGGCCCGCCCAGCGGCTCGCCGGCGCCGCGCACGATCTCGGCGAAGGGCGGCTGGGGGCACGGGTCCCGGAAGAGGGGCCCACCGAACTGCGATCCGCCGCAGTCGCGTTCAACTCCATGGCCGACCAGGTCGTCCAGCTGCTCGCCAACGAACGCGAGCTGGCCGCCGATCTGTCGCACCGGTTGCGCACCCCGCTGACCGTGCTCCGGCTCAACGCGGCCTCTCTGGGCACGGGCCCGGCGGCCGACCAGACCAGGGCCGCGGTCGAGCAACTGGAACGCGAGGTCGACACGATCATCCGTACGGCGCGCGAGGCCAAGCCGCAGACCCAGGCGACCGGGCCGGGCGCGGGCTGCGACGTCTCCGAAGTCGTGCGGGAACGCATGGAGTTCTGGTCTGCCCTCGCCGAGGACGAGGGGCGCAAGGTGCGCCTCGCGGGCGTGGACCGGCCGGTGCGCATCCCGGTGGCCCGGCCCGAACTCGCCGCCGCCCTGGACGCGCTGCTCGGCAACGTCTTCCGTCACACGCCGGAGGGCACGGCCTTCTCGGTGGACGTGCACAACGGCGAGGACGCCGTGATCGTGCTCGTCTCGGACGCCGGCCCGGGCATAGCCGACCCGGAGGCGGCCCTGACCCGCGGCAACAGCGGAGCCAGGGACGGCTCCACGGGGCTCGGCCTGGACATCGTGCGGAGGGTCGCCGAGTCGACCGGCGGCGATGTGCGCATCGGGCACTCGGTGCTGGGCGGTACGGAGGTCCGCATCTGGATCGGGCTCGACGGGGCCCCGCAGCGTCCGCAGGGCCGGCTCGGCCACCGCACCAAGCGGCGCAGGAAGGGCGGGGCCGGGAGCCGCAGGGGCGCGGAGGTCTGA
- a CDS encoding GH1 family beta-glucosidase, with the protein MSVSFPPGFLWGTATAAYQIEGAVREGGRTPSIWDTFSHTPGKVENGDTGDVAVDHFHRRADDVRLMSGLGVNAYRFSVSWPRVQPTGRGPAVQRGLDFYRALADDLLDHGITPVLTLYHWDLPQELETAGGWPERDTAHRFADYARIVADALGDRVERWTTLNEPWCSAFLGYASGVHAPGRTDPVASLRAAHHLNVGHGLAAQALRTALPARGQVSVSINPSAVRARSDSEADLDARRRIDALANRVFTDPMLHGTYPADLLVDTEHLTDWSFVHGDDLAVIRHPLDSLGINYYAPSVVSGATDSDGVPERNDGHGGGAHSPWPGADSVAFHRAPGDVTDMGWPVDPTGLYDLLMRYSREVPGLPLVVTENGAAYPDKPGDEGTVHDPERIRYLHGHLSAVHRALADGADVRGYFLWSLLDNFEWAYGYGKRFGAVYVDYDTQARIPKSSARWYGELARTGVLPDC; encoded by the coding sequence ATGTCCGTCAGCTTTCCGCCCGGCTTCCTGTGGGGCACCGCCACCGCCGCCTACCAGATCGAGGGCGCCGTGCGGGAGGGCGGCCGTACGCCGTCGATCTGGGACACCTTCAGCCACACGCCCGGCAAGGTGGAGAACGGGGACACCGGCGATGTGGCCGTGGACCACTTCCACCGCCGCGCGGACGACGTCCGGCTCATGTCCGGCCTCGGCGTCAACGCCTACCGCTTCTCGGTCTCCTGGCCGCGGGTCCAGCCCACGGGCCGCGGCCCGGCCGTCCAGCGCGGTCTCGACTTCTACCGGGCGCTCGCCGACGACCTGCTGGACCACGGGATCACGCCCGTGTTGACGCTCTACCACTGGGACCTGCCGCAGGAGCTGGAGACGGCCGGCGGCTGGCCCGAACGGGACACGGCGCACCGCTTCGCCGACTACGCCCGTATCGTCGCCGACGCGCTGGGCGACCGGGTGGAGCGCTGGACCACGCTCAACGAGCCCTGGTGCAGCGCGTTCCTGGGATACGCCTCGGGGGTGCACGCGCCGGGCCGCACGGATCCCGTGGCCTCGCTCCGTGCCGCGCACCATCTGAACGTGGGCCACGGGCTGGCCGCCCAGGCGCTGCGCACCGCTCTGCCCGCCCGCGGCCAGGTGTCCGTGAGCATCAACCCCAGCGCGGTCAGGGCCAGGAGCGACTCGGAGGCCGATCTGGACGCGCGGCGCAGGATCGACGCGCTGGCCAACCGCGTCTTCACCGACCCGATGCTGCACGGCACATACCCCGCGGACCTTCTCGTGGACACGGAGCACCTCACGGACTGGTCCTTCGTCCACGGTGACGACCTGGCCGTCATCCGGCACCCCCTCGACTCGCTGGGCATCAACTACTACGCACCGTCCGTTGTATCCGGTGCCACTGACAGTGACGGTGTGCCGGAACGGAACGACGGCCACGGCGGCGGCGCGCACTCCCCCTGGCCGGGCGCCGACTCGGTCGCCTTCCACCGGGCGCCGGGCGACGTCACGGACATGGGCTGGCCGGTGGACCCGACGGGCCTCTACGACCTGCTGATGCGCTACTCCCGTGAAGTCCCGGGGCTGCCGCTCGTCGTCACCGAGAACGGCGCCGCGTACCCCGACAAGCCGGGCGACGAAGGAACCGTCCACGACCCCGAGCGGATCCGCTACCTCCACGGCCATCTCTCCGCCGTGCACCGCGCGCTGGCGGACGGCGCGGACGTCCGGGGCTACTTCCTGTGGTCCCTGCTGGACAACTTCGAGTGGGCGTACGGCTACGGGAAGCGCTTCGGCGCGGTGTACGTCGACTACGACACCCAGGCCCGCATCCCGAAGTCCAGCGCCCGCTGGTACGGCGAGCTGGCTCGGACGGGGGTGCTCCCCGACTGCTGA
- a CDS encoding carbohydrate ABC transporter permease has translation MLTTTHEPGTTGPATPTRRPRARAGRHLHGGRITHAVLLVFTLGSLFPLVWTAVAASRNSTRLAQTPPPFWFGGNLLKNLEIAWTDANMGTALLNTTVVAGSVAAGTVVFSTLAGFAFAKLRFRFKNVLMLLVIATMMVPPQLGVVPLYMLIAELSWTDRLQSVILPTLVSAFGVFFMRQYLSEALPTELIEAARVDGASSWRVVWHVVFPAARPAMAVLGMLTFVMAWNDFFWPIIALTQNGSPTVQVALTGLGRGYIPDQSVIMAGALLGTLPLLLAFVLFGRQIVGGIMQGAVKG, from the coding sequence GTGCTGACGACCACCCATGAACCGGGCACCACCGGGCCCGCCACCCCCACCCGGCGCCCGCGGGCCCGCGCCGGCAGGCACCTGCACGGCGGGCGCATCACCCATGCCGTGCTGCTCGTGTTCACCCTGGGCTCGCTCTTCCCCCTGGTGTGGACGGCGGTCGCGGCGTCCCGCAACAGCACCCGGCTCGCGCAGACGCCCCCGCCCTTCTGGTTCGGCGGCAACCTGCTCAAGAACCTCGAAATCGCCTGGACCGACGCCAACATGGGCACGGCGCTGCTCAACACCACGGTCGTCGCGGGGTCCGTCGCGGCGGGCACCGTGGTCTTCTCGACCCTCGCCGGCTTCGCCTTCGCCAAACTCCGCTTCCGCTTCAAGAACGTCCTGATGCTGCTGGTGATCGCCACGATGATGGTCCCGCCTCAGCTCGGCGTCGTCCCGCTGTACATGCTGATCGCGGAGCTGTCCTGGACCGACCGGCTGCAGTCCGTCATCCTCCCCACGCTGGTCAGCGCCTTCGGCGTGTTCTTCATGCGGCAGTACCTGAGCGAGGCGCTGCCGACGGAGCTGATCGAGGCGGCCCGGGTGGACGGGGCGAGCAGCTGGCGCGTCGTGTGGCACGTGGTCTTCCCGGCCGCCCGGCCGGCGATGGCGGTCCTCGGCATGCTCACCTTCGTGATGGCGTGGAACGACTTCTTCTGGCCGATCATCGCGCTGACGCAGAACGGCAGCCCCACGGTCCAGGTGGCGCTCACCGGACTGGGCCGCGGCTACATCCCCGACCAGTCGGTGATCATGGCCGGTGCGCTGCTGGGCACGCTGCCGCTGCTGCTCGCCTTCGTGCTCTTCGGCAGGCAGATCGTCGGCGGCATCATGCAGGGCGCGGTCAAGGGCTGA
- a CDS encoding carbohydrate ABC transporter permease, whose amino-acid sequence MRWSPYAFVAPFFLFFAAFGLFPLLYTGWASLHRVELTAPTDMEWVGPRNFARLLEDEFFWNALKNTFTIGIISTVPQLLIALGIAHLLNYKLRGSMFFRVAALTPYATSVAAATLVFVLMFGRDYGMVNWALGLAGIDPVDWQNGEWTSQIAVSTIVIWRWTGYNALIYLAAMQAIPKDLYESAALDGASRRQQFVHVTVPSLRPTILFTCVVSTIGATQLFGEPLLFNGGAGATGGADHQFQTLGLYLYEQGWVNLHLGRASAIAWTMFLILLLIGAVNWLLVRRLRKST is encoded by the coding sequence GTGCGGTGGAGCCCTTACGCCTTCGTCGCCCCCTTCTTCCTGTTCTTCGCGGCCTTCGGGCTCTTCCCCCTGCTCTACACCGGCTGGGCCTCGCTGCACCGGGTGGAGCTGACGGCCCCGACGGACATGGAGTGGGTGGGCCCGCGGAACTTCGCACGGCTGCTCGAGGACGAGTTCTTCTGGAACGCACTCAAGAACACCTTCACCATCGGGATCATCTCGACGGTGCCGCAGTTGCTGATAGCCCTGGGCATCGCGCATCTGCTCAACTACAAGCTGCGTGGCTCGATGTTCTTCCGGGTCGCGGCGCTCACCCCGTACGCCACGTCCGTCGCGGCGGCCACGCTCGTCTTCGTCCTGATGTTCGGCCGGGACTACGGGATGGTCAACTGGGCGCTGGGGCTGGCCGGGATCGACCCGGTCGACTGGCAGAACGGCGAGTGGACCTCGCAGATCGCGGTCTCGACGATCGTGATCTGGCGCTGGACCGGCTACAACGCGCTGATCTACCTGGCGGCCATGCAGGCGATCCCGAAAGACCTGTACGAGTCCGCCGCGCTCGACGGCGCCTCCCGCCGACAGCAGTTCGTGCACGTGACCGTCCCCTCGCTGCGGCCGACGATCCTGTTCACCTGCGTCGTGTCGACGATCGGCGCGACCCAGCTCTTCGGCGAGCCGCTGCTGTTCAACGGCGGCGCCGGGGCGACGGGCGGCGCCGACCACCAGTTCCAGACGCTCGGGCTCTATCTGTACGAGCAGGGCTGGGTGAACCTCCATCTCGGCCGGGCGTCGGCGATCGCCTGGACGATGTTCCTGATCCTGCTGCTGATCGGCGCGGTGAACTGGCTGCTCGTCCGCCGGCTCCGCAAGAGCACCTAG
- a CDS encoding ABC transporter substrate-binding protein — MRRTVILAVVAALGAGLLAGCAEDGEGPGGSSANGGGGGKGRTTITVGVFGAFGLKEAGLYDEYMRLHKDIEIKQTSIERNENYYPQLLTHLGSGSGLADIQAVEVNNIAEITATQADKLVDLGKAEGVSKGAFLPWKWAQATSKDGKTVGLGTDIGPQGICYRKDLFAKAGLPTDREALGRLWAGDWNKYLAAGKQFKAKAPKGTAFVDSASGVMAAITGSSARRFYDGNGEVVYKTNPAVKQAWDIAAAFATEGLTGRLQQFTPAWDQGYANGTFATVSCPAWMLGYIQDKGGAAGKDKWDVAPAPKPGNWGGSFLIVPEAGRNKTEAAKLAAWLTAPEQQAKLFEKRGSFPSAKAAYSLPAVAGAEHEYFGGAPIGEIFSRAAEGIPVTIIGPKDLVIAQNLADVGMLQVDQKGRSSKEGWDAAVKAIDNALDR, encoded by the coding sequence GGACGGCGAGGGACCCGGCGGCAGCTCCGCGAACGGCGGGGGCGGCGGCAAGGGCAGGACCACGATCACCGTGGGGGTCTTCGGGGCCTTCGGCCTCAAGGAGGCCGGGCTCTACGACGAGTACATGAGGCTCCACAAGGACATCGAGATCAAGCAGACCTCGATCGAGCGGAACGAGAACTACTACCCGCAACTGCTCACCCATCTGGGCAGCGGCAGCGGGCTGGCCGACATCCAGGCCGTCGAGGTCAACAACATCGCCGAGATCACCGCCACCCAGGCGGACAAGCTCGTCGACCTCGGCAAGGCCGAAGGCGTCAGCAAGGGCGCCTTCCTGCCGTGGAAGTGGGCACAGGCGACGTCCAAGGACGGGAAGACCGTCGGACTCGGCACGGACATCGGCCCGCAGGGCATCTGCTACCGCAAGGACCTCTTCGCCAAGGCGGGTCTCCCGACGGACCGTGAGGCCCTCGGCAGGCTCTGGGCCGGCGACTGGAACAAGTACCTGGCCGCCGGCAAGCAGTTCAAGGCCAAGGCGCCCAAGGGCACCGCCTTCGTGGACTCCGCCTCCGGTGTCATGGCCGCGATCACCGGCAGCAGCGCCAGACGGTTCTACGACGGGAACGGCGAGGTCGTCTACAAGACCAACCCGGCCGTGAAGCAGGCCTGGGACATCGCCGCCGCCTTCGCGACCGAGGGACTGACCGGCAGGCTCCAGCAGTTCACACCCGCCTGGGACCAGGGCTACGCCAACGGCACGTTCGCCACGGTCTCCTGCCCGGCGTGGATGCTGGGCTACATCCAGGACAAGGGCGGTGCGGCCGGAAAGGACAAGTGGGACGTCGCACCCGCGCCGAAGCCCGGCAACTGGGGCGGCTCGTTCCTGATCGTGCCCGAGGCCGGCAGGAACAAGACCGAGGCGGCGAAGCTCGCGGCCTGGCTGACCGCACCCGAGCAGCAGGCGAAGCTCTTCGAGAAGCGCGGCAGCTTCCCGAGCGCCAAGGCCGCGTACTCGCTGCCCGCCGTGGCCGGCGCCGAGCACGAGTACTTCGGCGGCGCCCCGATCGGCGAGATCTTCTCCCGGGCCGCAGAGGGCATCCCGGTCACGATCATCGGTCCGAAGGACCTGGTGATCGCCCAGAACCTGGCCGACGTCGGCATGCTCCAGGTCGACCAGAAGGGCCGGTCGTCCAAGGAAGGCTGGGACGCCGCCGTGAAGGCCATCGACAACGCGCTGGACCGGTGA